Proteins from a genomic interval of Medicago truncatula cultivar Jemalong A17 chromosome 3, MtrunA17r5.0-ANR, whole genome shotgun sequence:
- the LOC25490054 gene encoding T-complex protein 1 subunit delta has protein sequence MAATAAPHRSSKTESYTDNKRKDDVRQSNIIAARSVANAVRTSLGPKGMDKMISTSSNEVIITNDGATILNKMQVLQPAAKMLVELSKSQDSAAGDGTTTVVVIAGALLEKCLLLLSHGIHPTVISDSLHKASVKAVDVLTAMAVPVELTDRDSLVKSASTSLNSKVVSQYSSLLAPIAVDSVLSVIDPARPEMVDLRDVKIVKKLGGTVDDTELVKGLVFDKKVSHAAGGPTRMENAKIAVIQFQISPPKTDIEQSIVVSDYSQMDRILKEERSYILGMIKKIKATGCNVLLIQKSILRDAVTDLSLHYLAKAKILVIKDVERDEIEFITKTLNCLPIANIEHFRAEKLGYADLVEELSLGDGKIVKISGIKDMGKTTTVLVRGSNLLVLDEAERSLHDALCVVRCLVAKRFLIAGGGAPEIELSRQLGAWAKVLHGMEGYCIRAFAEALEVVPYTLAENAGLNPIAIVTELRNRHAKGEINTGINVRKGQITNILEENVVQPLLVSTSAITLATECVRMILKIDDIVTVR, from the coding sequence ATGGCAGCAACCGCAGCCCCTCACCGATCCTCCAAAACCGAATCCTACACCGACAACAAACGCAAAGACGATGTCCGTCAATCCAACATCATCGCCGCCCGTTCAGTCGCTAACGCCGTTCGCACCAGTCTCGGTCCCAAAGGTATGGACAAAATGATCTCAACTTCTTCCAACGAAGTTATCATCACCAACGACGGCGCCACCATCCTCAACAAGATGCAAGTTCTTCAACCCGCCGCTAAAATGCTCGTTGAACTCTCCAAATCTCAAGACTCCGCCGCTGGTGACGGAACCACAACTGTCGTGGTCATCGCCGGAGCACTTCTCGAGAAAtgtcttctccttctctctcatGGTATCCACCCTACTGTTATCTCTGATTCACTTCACAAAGCCTCGGTTAAAGCTGTTGACGTTCTCACCGCCATGGCTGTGCCGGTTGAACTCACTGATCGTGATTCTCTTGTGAAATCTGCTAGCACTTCGTTGAACAGTAAAGTTGTTAGTCAGTACTCTTCGCTTCTTGCTCCTATCGCTGTTGATTCAGTTCTCTCTGTCATCGATCCCGCTAGGCCGGAAATGGTGGATCTCCGTGATGTGAAGATTGTTAAGAAGCTCGGTGGAACTGTTGATGATACTGAGCTTGTGAAGGGTTTGGTTTTTGATAAGAAGGTTAGTCATGCTGCTGGTGGACCTACAAGAATGGAGAATGCTAAGATTGCTGTGATTCAGTTTCAGATTTCGCCTCCTAAGACGGATATCGAACAGAGTATTGTGGTCAGTGATTACTCTCAGATGGATAGGATTTTGAAGGAAGAGAGGAGTTATATTTTAGGGATGATTAAGAAGATCAAGGCAACCGGTTGTAATGTGTTGTTGATTCAAAAGAGTATTTTGAGAGATGCTGTTACTGATTTGTCTTTGCATTATCTTGCTAAAGCTAAGATTTTAGTGATTAAAGATGTTGAGCGTGACGAGATTGAGTTCATTACCAAGACTCTTAATTGTTTGCCTATTGCTAATATTGAACATTTTCGTGCTGAGAAGTTGGGTTATGCTGATCTTGTAGAAGAGCTTTCTCTTGGGGATGGGAAGATTGTGAAGATTTCTGGTATTAAGGATATGGGAAAGACCACAACTGTGCTTGTTCGTGGATCTAATTTGCTTGTGCTCGATGAAGCTGAGCGAAGTCTGCATGATGCTTTGTGTGTTGTTAGGTGTTTGGTTGCCAAGAGGTTTTTGATTGCAGGTGGTGGTGCTCCGGAGATAGAGCTGTCGAGGCAATTGGGTGCTTGGGCTAAGGTTTTGCATGGCATGGAGGGTTACTGTATTCGTGCATTTGCTGAGGCACTTGAAGTTGTTCCATATACACTTGCTGAGAATGCGGGTTTGAACCCGATTGCAATTGTTACTGAGCTAAGGAATCGTCATGCTAAAGGTGAGATCAATACTGGAATCAATGTCAGGAAAGGTCAAATTACAAACATCCTTGAGGAGAATGTGGTGCAGCCATTGCTGGTTAGCACAAGTGCCATCACCTTGGCCACAGAGTGTGTGAGAATGATTTTGAAGATTGATGATATTGTAACTGTGAGGTAG
- the LOC25490057 gene encoding signal peptide peptidase, with translation MKNTERIANLALLGLTLAPLVLKVDPNLNVVLTACITVFVGCYRSVKPTAPTETMSKEHAMRFPFVGSAMLLSLFLLFKFLSKDLVNTVLTGYFFVLGIVALSATLLPSIKRFLPNHWNDDLIVWRFPYFRSVEIEFTRSQIVAAVPGTFFCAWYALRKHWLANNILGLAFCIQGIEMLSLGSFKTGAILLAGLFVYDIFWVFFTPVMVSVAKSFDAPIKLLFPTADSARPFSMLGLGDIVIPGIFVALALRFDVSRGRKPQYFKSAFLGYTFGLVLTIVVMNWFQAAQPALLYIVPAVIGFLAAHCIWNGEVKQLLEFDESKTADSSQEESDAKSSKKDE, from the exons ATGAAGAACACGGAACGAATTGCTAATTTGGCTTTATTAG GATTAACCTTAGCACCGCTTGTTTTGAAAGTAGATCCAaatttaaatgttgttttaactGCTTGCATCACTGTGTTTGTCGGATGTTACCGATCCGTTAAACCAACCGCACCAACG GAGACAATGTCCAAGGAACATGCTATGCGTTTTCCCTTTGTTGGAAGTGCAATGCTATTATCACTTTTCTTACTATTTAAGTTTCTATCTAAGGACTTGGTGAACACTGTCTTGACAGGCTACTTCTTTGTACTCGGCATTGTTGCACTTTC GGCAACATTATTGCCATCTATTAAACGCTTTCTGccaaaccattggaatgatgatCTCATAGTCTGGCGTTTTCCATATTTTCGAT CCGTCGAGATTGAGTTTACAAGGTCACAGATCGTTGCTGCAGTCCCTGGCACTTTTTTTTGTGCCTGGTATGCTCTGCGCAAGCATTGGCTGGCAAATAATATATTGGGTCTTGCTTTCTGTATCCAG GGAATTGAAATGCTTTCCCTTGGCTCCTTCAAGACTGGTGCCATTCTcttg GCTGGTCTTTTTGTATATGACATTTTCTGGGTTTTCTTCACTCCTGTGATGGTCAGCGTTGCAAAATCATTTGATGCTCCAATTAAG CTTTTGTTCCCCACAGCAGATTCTGCAAGGCCATTTTCAATGCTTGGGCTTGGTGATATTGTTATCCCAG GTATTTTTGTGGCATTGGCTTTGCGGTTTGATGTGTCTAGAGGAAGAAAGCCCCAGTATTTCAAGAGTGCATTTTTAGGATACACGTTTGGCTTGGTTCTTACAATTGTTGTGATGAACTGGTTTCAGGCTGCACAG CCTGCTCTTTTGTATATTGTACCTGCGGTAATTGGATTTTTGGCGGCCCATTGCATCTGGAATGGTGAAGTTAAACAG TTGTTGGAGTTCGACGAGTCAAAGACTGCCGATTCATCTCAAGAAGAGAGTGATGCCAAGTCTAGCAAAAAGGATGAATGA